A stretch of the Cytobacillus luteolus genome encodes the following:
- a CDS encoding SurA N-terminal domain-containing protein: MIKHRKIVMLLTSILLVLGLVGCGATGQEVKDESQEQGNVVAVVNDENISQQEFDESLDQLKMTYAQQGMNVEDLQEDQLKEMEQQVVNQLVNTKLLLQAAEKNDIEATEEEVEQSLVQIKDQFENDEDFKSALEANNLTLDQLEKQIAEELKINQYITENTVEVTVEEEEIMAMYDQYKEQSEEVPAYEEVKAQLEQQIKQQKSQEEFGKLVQKLRDDSEIEVLI; this comes from the coding sequence ATGATTAAACATCGAAAAATAGTTATGCTACTTACGAGTATTTTACTTGTACTAGGCTTAGTTGGCTGTGGAGCAACTGGACAAGAAGTTAAGGATGAAAGTCAAGAACAGGGTAATGTAGTTGCTGTTGTAAATGATGAAAATATTTCGCAACAGGAATTCGACGAATCCTTAGATCAACTGAAAATGACATATGCCCAACAAGGAATGAATGTTGAGGACCTACAAGAGGACCAATTAAAAGAAATGGAACAACAAGTGGTCAACCAACTTGTAAATACTAAGCTACTACTTCAGGCTGCGGAAAAGAATGACATAGAGGCAACAGAAGAAGAGGTTGAGCAAAGCTTAGTCCAAATTAAAGACCAATTCGAAAATGACGAAGATTTCAAAAGTGCTCTTGAAGCAAATAATCTAACTTTAGATCAACTAGAAAAACAAATTGCAGAAGAGCTTAAAATTAATCAATATATAACAGAAAATACAGTAGAAGTTACAGTTGAAGAAGAAGAAATCATGGCAATGTATGACCAATACAAAGAACAAAGTGAAGAAGTGCCAGCTTATGAAGAGGTAAAAGCACAACTAGAACAACAAATTAAGCAGCAAAAAAGCCAAGAAGAATTTGGAAAACTCGTTCAAAAGCTAAGAGATGATAGTGAGATTGAAGTTTTAATATAA
- a CDS encoding VOC family protein: MRSNPILNQIGTTFIPVSDIERARDWYCEILELPADGEILFGHLYILPMIGTGIVLDSKIFSEDNIYKAPPFHLNTNDIEQAYQYMKSKNVEITTKIENNHWFNFKDLDGNHLMICQC, from the coding sequence ATGAGGTCAAACCCAATATTAAATCAAATCGGAACTACATTTATTCCTGTTAGTGACATTGAAAGAGCACGTGACTGGTATTGTGAAATACTAGAATTACCTGCAGATGGTGAGATTTTATTTGGTCACTTATACATATTACCAATGATAGGAACAGGTATTGTATTAGATAGCAAAATATTTTCAGAAGATAACATCTATAAAGCGCCACCTTTTCATTTAAATACAAATGATATAGAACAAGCTTATCAATATATGAAAAGCAAAAATGTTGAGATTACAACAAAAATTGAAAATAATCATTGGTTCAATTTCAAGGACTTAGATGGGAATCATTTAATGATTTGTCAATGTTAG